In the Ictalurus furcatus strain D&B chromosome 13, Billie_1.0, whole genome shotgun sequence genome, atggtttactgaccacaaaatcaaggtcctgccatggccatcccagtcccctgacttgaaacccatagaaaacctgtggggtgaactgaagaggagagtccaccagcgtggacctcgaaatttgaaagatctggagagattctgtatggaggaatggactcagatcccttgccatgtattctctaaCCTCCAATCTTGGTAAaggaaggtagcacaaagtattgactaaaaaggtgccaattattgttgcacacctatatttaacaaataattttttttaataaacctgtgttgtgttttcaattgtttgatatccatgagagcagagtattttgtgcattttttttaaacaaaagatcaaaaggttaaacaataaaaacaagttttcacagccgcctttgctcatatttaccaagggtgccaatattagtggagggcactgtatataagtGTATTTACAGGCCAGACAATGACTCTCTGCATGTCGTATTGTGGTTACAtgaaactgtcagacagtggtgGTGGACTTAACACTTGCTCTTAGCTTGAGCCAATATTGAGCCAGAAAATGTGCTATAGTTCAGAATCGGGCGTAACTGACTCTCTTTTAAATCTCTTTTACTCAAAATCCACCCTGTGTGAGTAACTCTCATGCAATTTCTAAATAGTATATGCGTTTTTAATTATGTTTGCGGTCTGAATACCTATGTGCACAATTGTGGTATAATATCCTCACTATGCACTTATCTATCTCAATTCTAAATATGGCCCTTTGCTTGAAATTATTGACTTGAAAATGGTAAGACTTTCCATGTCACACTGCGCTCTTTAATGAAAAGGCATTCTATTACTGTTGAAACTGTTGTGCCTAGTGTTGTCTCCATGCCTTTCACATTagtaaagttgttgttttttttttttatccaagtTTTAAAGATCTGCTACAGTTTGTAAGTCCTTTCTTCTCATGAAAATATTTGCTTTAATTGTATGTGTAACCTGGTCTTTGGCAGTATTGACGTTGGTCTAAAACTCAATATGCCCATCATCTCAGCGGGGAGTTTTGGCCTGTCTTGTGACTACAAGGCTAACCTGACACGCCTACTGCCTCCAGCTCGCAAGGTCTCCAACTTCTTTATCAAATTCTGGAACTTCTCTGACGATATTAAGCCTTTGTGGAGTAAGACAtacatctacaaaaaaaacaataacacagaGGATTGCTTTTGGTGAGTTacctgagatgttttttttttcccatgaaaTAAGCTAGACCTTAGTTCAGGGGAAGGATTAGTTCAGTTAATGCCAAGTTGTTCTGAAAATGTGTTTAGTTATTTGTGCTTTAACAGTGAATGTATCAGCTTATCATGTGACAAAGATGCTTAAAAGCTAATGAGACATTACCTTTTCCTCTTGACAAGGTACATGAATGCCCTAGAGGTTGACTCAGGCTCCTTTGCTTCCAGTGTTGAGAAAAGAGTGGTGCTCCGAAAAGAAGAAGAGTTCAGTGCTGCATTAAAAAATGATAGAGAAAGTAACTGTAAGGATAAATTCCATGTTTTCCTGCCTTCTTTTTTAAACGGGCAAATGTTTGTCCATCATGAAACAGTGTTTGCTTTCcccacagtgtttattttatgcgGAACTCCCGATGATATCATGCAATTGAAGAATGGCTCTCTGGATGTCGATACTCATGTTACCTTTATTCTCATTGATCTGTACAAGTCAGTCATCCACCAATCACTgctatttcacttttttttagtCTTATCTTTCTTTTTGAGTCTTTCTCAGTGTGCTCATGGGGAACAACATAGGAAACTAAACATTGCAATATATCTCTTTTTAGTGACAAATATTACCATGAGCCATCCAATGATGCTATGAAGAATGTCTTGGTGCTGACAATGCCCAATACTCGGAATTACACCATAACCACCAACAACACGGTCAGGGGTTttgctgcttttctttttcagcttcTTTATCATGTATAATTGTGTTTTGTACTTTATAGAGTAATTACACACTTTTCTGCTGCCAGTCCACATGCCACAAAGCTGTCATATATGGATTTTATGCTTGTCTTATTGTATCTGTTTCTTCCTGTCTgctcttttgtctttttgtctgtAGATGAATGATTATATCGCCGCATATCATGATGCGGTACTGCTGTTCGGGCAGGTGATGAGGCAAATTTGGCGGATTCCTGTCATGGATGTAAACAGTGTCAACATTAACTATTTcagaaatgtgtcatttaaagGTTAACATAATTGAGACTTAAAATCCTGTTGACTTCCTAATTAAGTCTCGGATAAAGTTAGTGAAATCATAATGTAAATGAAACCTGTGTGAATATTATGTGTTTATGATCACAGGTATTGCGGGAGATTATATGTTAGACGAGCATGGGGATAGAGATGTGGTGTTTTCAGTGATTTACACCAACATCAACAATGAGGTATGCAATAAATCTTCAACCACTCCAACTGAATACACCAGATATATTTGCCAGGGAGATTATGGGAATGTGGAAATCATTTATAAAGTCACAACTCGATTACTGGCAGAGAGCACACACAGTACCTTAGTGACTGCTTGCAACTGGTTTGTGTTATCAGACATAAAAGCTTAAGTTCCCCTTTCTGTCCTTCAGTACAAAGTTTTGTATGAGTTTGACAccagtaataataaaacagcactGGTCGACGTCAATCCTTCATTCATCTGGCCTCAACAGAAACTTCCTGGTGATCAGCCTCTTGCTGATAATGCAGGTGCTGTGACTTTTCTGATTTAGTTGCTTTTGCTGTTAGCAGTTTACTGTTAAGGTTATGCACTTTAAGTCATACCTAGAGTAGGTACAAAGAATGAACTCTCAGTTTAATTTAACCATGCCTAAACAGCAAAATTGCATGAATGTTACTATTTACAGACCCTTTAACAATGATTTCTAACTCACCTTATTTATGTTCAGGTCTGCTGGTGCAGTATGTCAATGTCATATCACTGGGCTTCCTAGCGTTGGTAGTGATAGCCACAGTTGCGTTTGTCTTTTACTGGTAAGAACGTCAGATTCTGTCATATTTTATAATTTCCTCATCCACttagtgttttgtgttttgagaaCATAAAGAAATATATGCTTTCTGCTTTCCCAGGCAGAACAGGTCATACCGCCGTAAACAAAAGCGATGGTCCCACATCCCTGTAGAGCTCATTACCCCTGTAGAGTCCAGTGAGAGAAATATGGTGTCTCTAAAGGTAATGTTTGTCACCTATTCACACTTTAGGTCTTATGCCTTTGAATCTTTTTGTAGCTTAATTCATTTACTTTTCTCTAGTCATTTTAACATTGCGAAGGACATAACACTGTATGAGACATGATTTGTTCAAAAGTGCttttcagaagtggttttcacaGTATTTTTTAACACTGAAAATTTCTTTGTACCTTTCCATTGGGCCAAACTTGTTAATACATTGAAACACATCAACCAAATAGTAGATATCTGTACCATGACATTATTATAAATGAACTATGTTGATCTTTTTACAGTATCAGGTTTCAGGTTTCAGTGATCTGTTCATATAGCTTGCTTTTATGATAGAGTCCATCAATAAACAGCTACTCAGTCCATTTAACCACATTTAATCAAATTCATTTAGAGGTAATAGACTATTAATAATTTCATTATATCTGGTTAATCAGATTGATGAGGATGCCTGGAAAGATACGTGTCAGAAGATTCGCCGGGCACGCTACGATAAAAAGGTGATTTGTCATCATTCTTCTAGTAGCTCTCTCATCAACTTGCCTGTTCAATATTCAGTTATTTCAACATAACGGCATGTTTGTTGTTGTAGATTGTAATCCTTAAAGAGCTGAAGCACTCTGATGGCTACTTCAGTGAAAGACAGAGAATAGCACTTAATGCAGTAAGCAAAcgttcttttttctctttgtgaTGCTTTGGACTCTATTTGCAACAACcacttgacaaaaaaaagtacttaCACCTAGGCTAAAGATATTCAATGTCGGTTTTTCCACAACTCCAATCATTTCATATTACCATACATGATCCATCCAGTGGGTTATAATTTTACATACACCAAGTTAACTGTTTCCTAAACTAGTCTGGACGAGTCTGGAAATTGATGTAATGACAtttagaagcttctgattggccaacTGTGATATTTTGGATGTAATTGGGAGTGAAACTTTGGCTGTAAAATGGCCTACTTTTAAAGCCAGTGCCTCTTTGCCCTTGATACCATGGGAAAATCCAAGCAACTCAgccaagacctcagaaaaaattATTGTGGGGTTCCTACTTTGGGGCAATTTACAAACAACCAAAGATACCAtgagcatctgtacaaacaaagGAACCAGTGATCCACCATTAGGAGACCTACAATGCCATGGCATGAAGGCTTGAGGGAAAGGAAAATCGTGTGATCACCATACTTTTAGAGAGGTGTTCCATAATGATCAGCACAATGTATGGAGGAAACAGGATGAGGATTTAATTCAAAGAACATGGTGAAGCATGGGTtagcagcatcatgttgtgatggtgttttgctggaaaagtgCAATTCAGAAAATAGATGGTATCATGCGGTGGgaggattatctagaaatactgaagcatCTCAAGATATCAGCCAGAAAGTTAAAACTTGGTTCCAActgggtcttccagcaggacagtgatcctaAGCATACCTCCAAAGTGAAATTATTGAAGAAGCCATCACAAAATCCTGCCCTGAATctcatactgtaaaaaaaaattgtggattGGACTGAAAAAGTGTGTCTGATCAAGGAGGCCCACAGACCTGATTAAGTTATACCAGTTCTATCAGGAGATTTAGGCAATTCTGGCTTTGAGACGTTTGTGGAAGGCTatcccaagtgttttattcaagtTAAGCAATTAAAAGGCAATGTCACCAAatactgtccagggtgtaccccgccttgtgcccgatactccctgggataggctccaggattccctgtgaccctgaaggaaggataagtggtagaagatggatggatggattgatgtcaccaaatactaacaaagtgtatgtaaaccCACTGAAAGTATTTTGACccaatgaaaatctgatatattctgatataaaagctgaaataatttttaaacatttttattaattactattattttgaaataagcTCTTATAGAAATAAAGTACATACCCTAATTGATTGAACACAGGAAATGTATTGTAAGATGAAATGGGtggagttgtgaaaaattgAGCTTGAGCGTCTTCagcctaggtgtatgtaaacccTTGGCCTCAACTGTAAACACTCGTTTTTATATTTCttgaaacaataaaatgtatttgaaatagAAGACAACTTTTTCTTTGGTCTACTTTCTTTTCAGCTATTACAAATAGATTATTACAACCTAATAAAATTCTATGGTACAGTAAAGATTGATCATGAGGTTCTTGGAGTGTTTGAGTACGGAGAGCGAGGATCTCTGAGGGTGCGTAGAGCAGCACAAATAACATGACCTTAAAGTTGACCATACACTGGTTCAGCTCAGATTTACACATATTTTTGGTGTCTGTATTCTTTCAGTATGTACTTAATGATAGGATTTCATACCCAGAGGAGACCTTCATGGACTGGGAGTTCAAAATTTCTGTCATGTATGACATTGCAAAGGTATGTGAACACTTATTTATTGTTTGAGTTCatatcttttttaatttttctgaGTAGCATAAAGTCTTTAATATAATGCCATGCAGGGCATGTCCTATCTTCACGCAAGCAACATTGAAGTCCATGGCCATCTGAAGTCCACCAACTGTGTCACTGATAATCGTATGGTAGTGAAAATTACCGGCTTTGGTTTTAATACTTTCATCAGTCCAGACAGAGGTCAGTGTTCCTCTGTTGTTGCATTTACACTGAACAGGATTTTATTTCTTCCTCAACTAgaaattttttctttctcacagaTCTGTGGACTGCTCCAGAGCACTTAAGAAAAGAGGGCATTTCTCAGAAGGGAGATGTTTATAGTTTTGCCATAATTGCACAGGAAATCATGCTGAGAAAATGCACATTCTACACCAAGGCCTGTTCTGATAAAGCTGGTGAGAGTGTATAAATTACACCTCAATCATACACATACTGACCCCTGCTGGAGAACTATTGGTTAGATTCACTAGTTAGATTTGTCCATACCATATCCAGTTTCAGTGAGGTTGTAGTAGTTGACTTCCCTCAAATACCATGGTAGAGAAAAATGTCTACTTTTAACACATtcttaaatatacatacatatatcttaaatatatacatccatCCTTCTCTTTGAACAGAAAAGTTGGACCATGTGCAGTATCCCCGAATGCTGTGTTTTTTCAGGCCTGACCTAAACTTTGAAACTGCAAGTGAAAAAGAactagaggtgtgtgtggttgtacagtgctgtgaaatgccccatcttgattgcttctgtttttACGTGTGTATATCTCATcgtaaataattttatatcttcaaatgaaatacaacataaaacaaaggcaacaaaGACCTGAGTaagcacacaatacagtttttctttctttctttttttattgaagcaaaaaaagttatccaacacctatcaccaatgggaaaaactaattgccctcttaaaaatttaaattctagttgtgccacctttagcagcaataactgcaaccaaacacttccgataactggagatcattctttcacttacttctaggactaggacttacttcTAGGCTTTGGagtattgtcttgctgcataatccagttgtgcttgagtttcaatttacagactggacattctcctttaggattttctggtagagaacagaattcatgtttcccacaactattgcaagttgcccaggccctgaagcagcagagcatccccacaccatcacaccaccaccaccatgcttgactgtaggtataatgttctttttgtggaattctgtgtttggtttacgccagatgtaatgggaccacTGTcgtccaaacagttccactttcgactcatcaatccacagaacattctcccaaaagcagaggtgggtagtaacgtgctacatttactttgttacatttacttgagagactttttgaaaaaaagaaaacttttaagagaaggtttaactggccatacttatattCTTGctcaagttaatttttaatcacagaaatgtacttttacttcgctaCATTTGGTGGCGTTCCTCCATTACTGTCAGAGTGCGAATTATTTCATCCCCCCTAAATAAGGCTTGATCCCCCTGAAGGACATCAAGAACAAACGAGAACACCTGAACGAGATGGTCTCGGCCCGATTGTTTTGGTGTGTATCTGAGCATGGTTGCCGTGTTTATATATGCCTAAACGAACCGAATAAAGGGAGAAAATGCACCAGGTTCCGAAACAAACTCTCCAAATGAGCCATGTGTGAAAACGCCCTGAGAtccaggattttcccttcattttaatcacttTTGAAGTAACTAgcgtcttctcattggatactttattactcttactcaagtaattatttacattattacttttactgttacttaagtaataattttttataagtagttttacttgtacttgagtaaaatgtTTGTCTACTCTACTCACCTAtgcccaaaaggtttgaggatcatcaaggtgtgttttggcaaagttcagacaagccttaatgttcttctgggttagcagtggttttcacctcgccacgcTTCCATGGATGTAATTTTTGCCCAGTGtgtttctgatagtggagtcatgaactgtgacttttattgatgcaagaaaggcctgtagttcctttgatgttatccttggctcttttgtgacttcctggacgagtcattgctgtgctcttggaggaatttggaaggtcggccacttctgggaaggttcactactatgttgagttttttccatttggagataatggctctcactgtggttctttggtgtcccagagcctttgaaatagctttgtaacacttttcagactgatgtatttcaatcaccttcttcatcatttctggaatttctttcagttttggcatagtgtgttactgggtaagaccttttaaccaacttcatgctgttgaaaaagttctatttaaattTAGATTTGATTGAACTTGGTTTGAAGTAATCAGGCCTgcttgcgtctagtccagctgaaccccattataaatgcagtttcatagatttgggtaATTAGTTATTACGGggataaatgcatttttacactggctcagttggtattggataacttttttgcttcaataaataactatcatttaaaaactgtactttgtgtttactcaggttgaaAAAAGAATACTAAAGAAGAAACCaatatggggcaaatactttttcacagcactgtatgtgtttgtgtatcttATGTAATGGAATGTTATCTTATTTTAATggtattttaatacatttctgtTAAATGCCAGGGCAAACAAAAAAGACCTATCTTGTATTGTGTCTTCTGTCCATAATCCATGGTTTCAGGTGTACTTACTTATTAAATCCTGTTGGGATGAAGACCCTGACAAAAGACCAGATTTCAGAAAGATTGAAAGCACTTTGGGAAAGATTGTCAGGTAACAACTGTTCTCTCAGGTGAAACAAACTTTATATACAAAGTAAGAGACAGGACGAGGCAAATGTAATGCTAAATATAATACAAGTTAGTACACACAGCAGTACAGGAAGTAAGGCAGTGCACATAGtgaaataatacattataacaaataataactATTTTAATCTGTATTGGTGAAAAAAGAGGTAGAGGTATAAGTTTTATAACTTACAGTTGATATGTTACTGTATAGCCAGGCTTAGTATTCACATTCCAGTCCTGATTGCATAATGATAGAAAGTAACTGGTGATTTTTGTGCTAAATTAGGATTACTATAGAAGTTGCTGTAGTTTTACAAACATGTTTGTAAATTTTGTCATAGTCTGCACAACCAGGCCAATGAGAGTTACATGGGAAATCTAATTCGCCGGCTACAGATGTATTCCCGTAACCTAGAGCACCTGGTGGAAGAGCGCACAGCTCTGTAcaaggcagagagagatagagcggACAATCTCAACTTCATGCTTCTTCCAGGGTAAGGTTCAACAATAGAGCTTGACTGTCCTCAGACTGCATATTCAGAACAcataaaatgatacatttcctCTATTTCAGATATAGGGTGCCTTACTATTTAAGTGTTTTATGTGTAGTTGTAGCTGTGTAAAGTTTATAAAGACACAGTCTTGAGCTAAAATCATGTGTATACCCTAGGCCAGTGGTACGCTCTCTGAAGGAGACTGGCAGTGTGGAGCCTGAGCTGTTTGATGAGGTCACTATCTACTTTAGTGATATTGTGGGTTTCACCACCCTTTGTCACTACAGCACACCCATGGAGGTGGTGGACATGCTCAATGACATTTACAAAAACTTTGACAGCATCCTCGACCATCATGATGTCTACAAGGTGGCTCTGCAGATGAATCTACATCACATTCAAACAGTATTTGTGCGCAATCCATTTTGTGCTTCAGTAAATACCATATGACGTTATCTATTTGCCTGTTCCTGATTCAGGTGGAGACAATTGGTGATGCGTACATGGTGGTGTCGGGTCTCCCACGGCGAAATGGAGACAGACATGTTATGGATATTTGCCATATGGCGCTGGACATCCTTTCCTTCATGGGCACTTTTGAGTTGCGCCACCTGCCTGGCTTGCCTGTATGGATCCGTATAGGGGTGCACTCAGGTATTGCGATGTGTGGGGCCCAGGTATTTTTGTTATGTAGGCAGGCTGAGGGAAGGTGGCTTATACAAATACAAAGTTGTAGAACTGAAGATTACCAGCATAGCAGGATTAAACACTATTCACTTGCTGTTTTAGCTGGCTGCTGAGCTGTATCTTCTGATCAGAATTAGTGGTGGAAATGGTGTAAACAGTGGTATATATGATAAATTAAATACACTAAGTATGCATGGATGCTTATGTGCAGCTTTCGCAGAAGCTTTCTGAGTGGGTGCAGAATTGCATGTTGTAATTGCAATAtgatttaggaaaaaaaatgaaagtctcAGAAATATATAGGTATGAGGTATGAGAGTTAATAGGTATAATCATGATCAGGGTGAGGGCTGTAGAAAGAACAAATATTTTCCCTGATATTTCTAGAATATTTCTATTACTTGAGTTTAAACACAGTCATTACAATTAGATAAATggctacaaataaaatttattcaCATACAGCAGAGCAGCAAGCAGGTGATTACTAAtatcattgtttgtttctttaaaaaaaaaaaaaagatagttaATACTTAATTTTAAATCATGTACAAATTGATTTATACAGAAGTTTTGTCTTCTGACTGAGTTCAAACTGTTCTGACTCTTCACAAAAGTTCTGTTTTAGATagtgttcatttaaattaaattaaataactaTTACTTCTTTTATGCAAAGGCCCTTGTGCTGCAGGTGTTGTGGGGCTTAAGATGCCCAGATATTGTCTGTTTGGAGACACAGTGAACACTGCTTCTCGCATGGAGTCCACAGGATTACGTAAGTATCACAACtaaatgtgttatttactttctctATTAGATTTTTCTATTCTGTTTCCTTAAAGTCctcgtgaagtgccttgaaatggcaacgttgatgtaatttccactgaaacaggaagtcagagcaGGACATATAGAGCGGTTCCTCCTTCTTTTAAAATAGcaaatagcgtttagcttatcTCACAGCCAGGCCTAAGCCGTATTTGACAGTTCGTATCAAGGACTTTTGgaatgttgggggcgggacacttcagattctagcatttgattggacagaaaatctgatgagaagctggagtgcagaatgatgtcatcaaaattgttgatctgaATTGCTGGTagggagagagactgtaaatttttaatgcatatatcttctaaatgtgactTTTGTAATTGCTTTGGAGCACACTaccttatagataaccttaaggccgACATATTCAtgctaaaagccacaaaacttcatggggactttaagctCCAATACTCACTTATTTGTATCAGTTCCACACAGAAATTCCTAGCATTAAAATTGCAGTGTTAAAAATTGTCTGGCAAACTGATTATAGATTGCTATTCATTATCCATATCTGACATAGCCTTGAAAATCCATGTAAGTCAGTCAACAATCAACATTATTGAGCGGGCTAACTGCAAGTTTGAATATATGAAGCGAGGAGAGACATATTTAAAGGTATGtctgttcttttaaaaaatagaatttGTGAATGTATGTAGATCACATAAATTAATGCATCTACAGAAAaacaagttgttgttttttttaccattacACCATTATTTTTATGCCATTACCAATATCATCATTAGGGTAAAGGCAAGGAGACAACATACTGGTTAACAGGGGTTACTGGACAAAACTACAACCTGCCTACACCCCCAACAGCGTGAGTCAGACACcttttcatattcattcattactTAATATTTAGTCATTCAAACAGAATGTGAGTATTGTATTTTCTAAATAATTTGCAccagcatactgtatatatattttgtataacaTATGTTTCACAACTAGTATTTGTCCATCAATAATATTCAGCTGTCTCACAGAAATAAAGTTCATTTATTCAGTGTGAACTAGTTATGTGTTTGTAACTGTAACCACCTGGGTTCCTGATATTTAGAAATTGCACTAGTTCAGCAGAAAGATTATAAGGAATGATTGTCGAATGACAGCAGTATTTTTGCAAACTTATTTCATGACCTTGTTGGAATATCTTAACATGcatgtgcgcgcgcacacacacaaggggATATTCAGATGTTATACACTGCCCCAGGCTATTATACAGGGTTCATTGTAGCTAGCATTACATGTTAAAAAATATGATTATTTGCAAGTCCACATTATAAAACTACAGTCTGCAGCtatttacagtacataaaaGATATAGAGTAAATCTTCTTGTAAGCTAAACTACTGTATTCTTCCACTGGTGATGGTAGTGAAAACTTCCAGCGTCTGCAGCAAGACCTGGCAGAGATGATAAAGAGTTGTCTGGAGCAGCGGTCTCCGAGTCTTGAGAAGAGGAAGACACTTTCAGCAGGTCAGAGGAAGCTCAGAGGTCACTCACAGCTGACTGACAGTGAGCAGCCTGAGTACTTCCACCTTGCTACTGTTGACAACCTTAGTACATACCTGTAACCTGTAAAATGTTTGTTCCATGTTCATTGCAGAATATTGTAAATAATCTATATTTAACTATCAATaactattgattttttttttcaaatgtagtATTTGGATAAATTTCTATTCTTAGTTTATAAGAATGTGCATTTTTACACTGGTATGTGTGAACTTCTGTGAAATTGAATTTTAAAGCATGTTTTACTAGCTGTTGTGTATCTTTTAGCTGCA is a window encoding:
- the gucy2cb gene encoding guanylyl cyclase C isoform X1, which produces MRYWIFVCLWSLTSGLNQSCLNGEYLMNVVLLQDDVSPWSLNFVQPAVMKAIKFDAEINYSNDVTHNLSATYNGFQTVYYRHKGCSSSPCGGIEILKDLDKSGMVGCALLGPSCTYATFQLVDIDVGLKLNMPIISAGSFGLSCDYKANLTRLLPPARKVSNFFIKFWNFSDDIKPLWSKTYIYKKNNNTEDCFWYMNALEVDSGSFASSVEKRVVLRKEEEFSAALKNDRESNCKDKFHVFLPSFLNGQMFVHHETVFAFPTVFILCGTPDDIMQLKNGSLDVDTHVTFILIDLYNDKYYHEPSNDAMKNVLVLTMPNTRNYTITTNNTMNDYIAAYHDAVLLFGQVMRQIWRIPVMDVNSVNINYFRNVSFKGIAGDYMLDEHGDRDVVFSVIYTNINNEYKVLYEFDTSNNKTALVDVNPSFIWPQQKLPGDQPLADNAGLLVQYVNVISLGFLALVVIATVAFVFYWQNRSYRRKQKRWSHIPVELITPVESSERNMVSLKIDEDAWKDTCQKIRRARYDKKIVILKELKHSDGYFSERQRIALNALLQIDYYNLIKFYGTVKIDHEVLGVFEYGERGSLRYVLNDRISYPEETFMDWEFKISVMYDIAKGMSYLHASNIEVHGHLKSTNCVTDNRMVVKITGFGFNTFISPDRDLWTAPEHLRKEGISQKGDVYSFAIIAQEIMLRKCTFYTKACSDKAEKLDHVQYPRMLCFFRPDLNFETASEKELEVYLLIKSCWDEDPDKRPDFRKIESTLGKIVSLHNQANESYMGNLIRRLQMYSRNLEHLVEERTALYKAERDRADNLNFMLLPGPVVRSLKETGSVEPELFDEVTIYFSDIVGFTTLCHYSTPMEVVDMLNDIYKNFDSILDHHDVYKVETIGDAYMVVSGLPRRNGDRHVMDICHMALDILSFMGTFELRHLPGLPVWIRIGVHSGPCAAGVVGLKMPRYCLFGDTVNTASRMESTGLPLKIHVSQSTINIIERANCKFEYMKRGETYLKGKGKETTYWLTGVTGQNYNLPTPPTAENFQRLQQDLAEMIKSCLEQRSPSLEKRKTLSAGQRKLRGHSQLTDSEQPEYFHLATVDNLSTYL
- the gucy2cb gene encoding guanylyl cyclase C isoform X2; the protein is MRYWIFVCLWSLTSGLNQSCLNGEYLMNVVLLQDDVSPWSLNFVQPAVMKAIKFDAEINYSNDVTHNLSATYNGFQTVYYRHKGCSSSPCGGIEILKDLDKSGMVGCALLGPSCTYATFQLVDIDVGLKLNMPIISAGSFGLSCDYKANLTRLLPPARKVSNFFIKFWNFSDDIKPLWSKTYIYKKNNNTEDCFWYMNALEVDSGSFASSVEKRVVLRKEEEFSAALKNDRESNLFILCGTPDDIMQLKNGSLDVDTHVTFILIDLYNDKYYHEPSNDAMKNVLVLTMPNTRNYTITTNNTMNDYIAAYHDAVLLFGQVMRQIWRIPVMDVNSVNINYFRNVSFKGIAGDYMLDEHGDRDVVFSVIYTNINNEYKVLYEFDTSNNKTALVDVNPSFIWPQQKLPGDQPLADNAGLLVQYVNVISLGFLALVVIATVAFVFYWQNRSYRRKQKRWSHIPVELITPVESSERNMVSLKIDEDAWKDTCQKIRRARYDKKIVILKELKHSDGYFSERQRIALNALLQIDYYNLIKFYGTVKIDHEVLGVFEYGERGSLRYVLNDRISYPEETFMDWEFKISVMYDIAKGMSYLHASNIEVHGHLKSTNCVTDNRMVVKITGFGFNTFISPDRDLWTAPEHLRKEGISQKGDVYSFAIIAQEIMLRKCTFYTKACSDKAEKLDHVQYPRMLCFFRPDLNFETASEKELEVYLLIKSCWDEDPDKRPDFRKIESTLGKIVSLHNQANESYMGNLIRRLQMYSRNLEHLVEERTALYKAERDRADNLNFMLLPGPVVRSLKETGSVEPELFDEVTIYFSDIVGFTTLCHYSTPMEVVDMLNDIYKNFDSILDHHDVYKVETIGDAYMVVSGLPRRNGDRHVMDICHMALDILSFMGTFELRHLPGLPVWIRIGVHSGPCAAGVVGLKMPRYCLFGDTVNTASRMESTGLPLKIHVSQSTINIIERANCKFEYMKRGETYLKGKGKETTYWLTGVTGQNYNLPTPPTAENFQRLQQDLAEMIKSCLEQRSPSLEKRKTLSAGQRKLRGHSQLTDSEQPEYFHLATVDNLSTYL